A window of Pirellula sp. SH-Sr6A contains these coding sequences:
- a CDS encoding DUF1592 domain-containing protein, giving the protein MTTSPSLPVVRARFPARSLLRAIACGVLACVSANSFAAQEESPAKLLFSRHCEHCHAGAEAEGDFSVARLTDDFQDRQNREKWLMVLEQLQHGTMPPKEEPRPFEGDLKNVIDWIGTQAESAELARRQKEGRVVMRRLNRAEYANTLRDLLHVEVDLADLLPLDTSTSGFDNNAELLHTSSVLMRNYLDAADRVLDEAIANEPQPWIQKKRFDIREEKSVKAAGSVYRHTDDGVAIFATWESANIRVTMWNFRSHVRGKYRFRISGYGFQSEGKPIAFRVTAGTLKEVTEERLIDYFAVPADTPTVVEFTEQLEPENRIRILAEGLPALPPTVEKIGADKYTGPGLVIQWVDVEGPILESWPPPSHKAIFGELKQTRVSSQRFEVVSQQPMVDAERILREFARRAFRRPVSDDDIRPFMARVKSKLDQNYSFEQAMRVGLRGILVSPDFLFLREQPTKLNDFALASRLSYFLWSSMPDEELFQLAADNKLHEPDVLREQVERLVRDPKAKAFNTNFTGQWLSLRAIDATLPDGTLYPEYDDILKTSMLKETSMFFNEVLKQDLSLTQFVSSGFTFLNERLAKHYRIPGVEGMEMRKVSLPKDSHRGGLLTMGSVLKVTANGTTTSPIIRGAWVLERILGTPPPKPPLDVEAIEPDIRGATTIREQLAKHRDVESCASCHRKIDPPGFALENFDVIGGWRDHYRATGEPRVVDGRRVRYWNGPPVDPADTLPDGRPFRNIDEYKRIILEDKDQLARNLAEKLLAYSTGAAPSHTDKPPVEDIVRRVRDKGYGFKALIHEIVQSPLFQSK; this is encoded by the coding sequence ATGACAACTTCACCCTCTTTGCCGGTGGTCCGCGCCAGGTTTCCGGCGAGATCTTTACTGCGCGCGATTGCTTGCGGAGTTTTGGCATGTGTCTCTGCAAACAGCTTCGCAGCTCAGGAGGAATCGCCCGCCAAGTTGTTGTTCAGTCGACATTGTGAGCATTGCCACGCGGGAGCTGAAGCGGAAGGTGACTTTTCCGTCGCTCGCTTGACAGATGACTTCCAGGACAGACAGAACCGCGAGAAGTGGTTGATGGTTTTGGAGCAACTCCAGCACGGGACCATGCCCCCTAAAGAGGAGCCTCGTCCCTTCGAAGGGGACTTGAAAAACGTCATCGACTGGATCGGTACGCAGGCCGAATCCGCAGAGCTTGCACGCAGGCAAAAAGAGGGACGCGTGGTGATGCGGCGGTTGAATCGCGCGGAGTACGCGAACACCTTGCGCGACTTGCTCCACGTCGAGGTCGATTTGGCAGACCTGTTGCCGCTCGACACATCGACCAGCGGTTTCGATAACAATGCAGAACTCTTGCATACGTCATCGGTTTTGATGCGCAACTATCTCGATGCTGCGGATCGAGTCCTCGACGAGGCCATTGCGAACGAGCCTCAGCCGTGGATTCAGAAGAAGCGATTCGACATTCGAGAAGAGAAATCGGTCAAAGCCGCAGGAAGTGTTTACCGACACACGGATGACGGCGTGGCCATCTTCGCAACTTGGGAGTCGGCGAACATTCGCGTAACCATGTGGAACTTCCGGAGTCATGTGCGGGGCAAGTATCGTTTCCGTATCTCGGGCTACGGGTTCCAAAGCGAAGGCAAACCGATCGCGTTTCGCGTCACGGCCGGTACGCTCAAAGAAGTAACCGAGGAGCGACTTATCGATTACTTTGCGGTACCCGCCGATACACCCACCGTGGTCGAATTCACCGAGCAGCTTGAACCAGAGAACCGCATCCGTATCCTCGCCGAAGGCTTACCTGCACTACCACCGACAGTCGAAAAAATTGGTGCCGACAAATACACGGGCCCTGGACTGGTGATTCAATGGGTTGATGTAGAAGGGCCCATTCTGGAGTCTTGGCCCCCTCCCAGTCACAAAGCGATCTTCGGCGAACTGAAGCAGACTCGCGTTTCGTCACAGCGATTCGAAGTCGTCTCCCAGCAGCCCATGGTCGACGCGGAACGCATTCTTCGCGAGTTCGCACGTCGCGCCTTTCGTCGCCCCGTCAGCGACGACGATATTCGACCTTTCATGGCGAGGGTGAAATCGAAGCTAGACCAAAACTATAGCTTCGAGCAAGCCATGCGAGTGGGACTACGTGGCATATTGGTTTCGCCTGATTTCTTGTTTCTTCGCGAACAACCGACCAAGCTCAATGACTTTGCGCTAGCTAGCCGTCTTTCGTATTTCCTGTGGAGTTCGATGCCCGATGAGGAGCTTTTTCAGCTTGCCGCCGACAACAAACTCCATGAGCCCGATGTGCTTCGTGAACAGGTCGAGCGCTTGGTGCGAGATCCAAAGGCCAAAGCCTTCAATACCAACTTCACCGGGCAATGGCTCAGTCTCCGCGCGATCGACGCGACGCTGCCCGATGGTACTCTCTACCCCGAGTACGACGACATCCTCAAGACTTCCATGTTGAAAGAGACGTCAATGTTCTTCAACGAGGTGCTTAAGCAGGACCTGTCTCTGACTCAATTCGTTAGCTCAGGCTTTACTTTCCTCAACGAACGCTTGGCAAAGCATTATCGGATTCCTGGTGTCGAAGGGATGGAAATGCGCAAGGTGAGTTTACCTAAAGATAGTCATCGCGGTGGACTCCTCACGATGGGGAGCGTGTTGAAAGTCACGGCCAACGGAACGACCACATCCCCAATCATTCGGGGTGCCTGGGTGCTGGAACGAATTCTTGGCACGCCGCCGCCGAAGCCTCCTTTGGATGTGGAAGCGATCGAGCCCGACATCCGGGGTGCCACGACCATCCGTGAGCAACTTGCCAAGCACCGGGATGTCGAGAGTTGCGCCAGCTGTCATCGCAAGATTGATCCCCCCGGCTTCGCGCTCGAAAACTTCGATGTAATCGGAGGTTGGCGCGATCACTACCGCGCCACCGGCGAACCGAGAGTCGTCGATGGACGTCGGGTTCGCTACTGGAACGGTCCCCCTGTGGATCCGGCCGATACGTTGCCCGATGGTCGGCCCTTTCGCAACATTGACGAATACAAACGAATCATCCTCGAGGACAAGGACCAGCTTGCCCGCAACCTGGCTGAAAAGCTGTTAGCTTATAGCACGGGGGCAGCACCCTCTCACACAGACAAACCGCCGGTCGAAGACATTGTCCGCCGGGTCCGGGATAAGGGCTATGGATTCAAAGCGTTGATCCATGAGATCGTGCAGAGCCCGCTATTTCAGAGCAAGTAG
- a CDS encoding GxxExxY protein gives MYGAFFGLQLERTGLTCRQQVPIGVAHSTFHQTYYLDAVIDSRGVYELKTVSEMTGEHVSQLMIYLHLLDLPRGKLINFRSTKVDSRFVNAPLSPSTRRAFFVDRRKIHGADHLVDVFIDIHQDLGTGLSLSLYQEVAVHLLSGEESVVAMIPLTEGDTI, from the coding sequence ATTTATGGAGCATTCTTTGGGCTCCAGCTCGAAAGAACAGGGCTGACTTGTCGCCAGCAGGTTCCAATTGGTGTTGCGCATAGCACGTTTCATCAGACATATTATCTGGATGCCGTCATTGATTCCCGCGGAGTTTACGAACTAAAGACAGTTTCAGAAATGACTGGCGAGCATGTTTCGCAGTTAATGATTTACCTCCATCTACTCGATCTCCCTCGCGGTAAACTGATCAACTTCCGATCGACGAAAGTTGATTCTCGGTTCGTTAATGCACCGCTTTCCCCTTCAACACGCAGAGCATTTTTCGTCGATCGACGAAAAATACACGGAGCGGACCATCTGGTTGATGTATTCATCGATATTCATCAAGATCTTGGAACAGGTTTGTCGCTATCGCTCTACCAAGAGGTCGCAGTTCACTTGCTAAGCGGCGAAGAGTCCGTCGTCGCGATGATCCCGCTAACCGAGGGTGATACGATTTAG
- a CDS encoding sulfatase encodes MLTNESVRIPILCAKLFTGSKSMTPNPLKHASWVRNVLSLTAVVCLALLLDRADASEAKLPNIVLIFADDLGYGDLGCFGSKTIRTPHLDRLAEQGRKFTNFMVASPVCTPSRAALLTACYPKRVGMHQHVLFPTSTKGLNPTEHTIADHLKTQGYATACIGKWHLGHHPEVLPTAQGFDTYFGIPYSNDMNYPDNKAKPQGGAGGMDALWTDPESALTKWKTPLFENEKIVELPVDQRTVTRRYTQKAIDFVKANRDRPFFVYLPHSMPHIPLYVPDDVRDPDPKRAYINTIEHIDTEIGRLLQTLDETGVSENTFVIFTSDNGPWLPFKHHGGSAGPLRDGKGTTFEGGQRVPCLIRGPGIPPGTVCDALTGTIDVLPTIAAIIGSPLPSDRKIDGMDVSTLWMGTDTRSPREEFVYYTAQGEVEGIRQGDWKLLVKKPAPPNQQAKQTPNSDKKSQDPQILLFDLSKDLGEQSNQWKSQPEIVNRLRARLEEIDAEITQNARAPWVKP; translated from the coding sequence ATGCTGACGAATGAATCGGTCCGTATACCGATTCTCTGCGCAAAGCTTTTCACTGGATCCAAGTCCATGACTCCCAATCCTCTCAAGCACGCTTCGTGGGTTCGCAATGTTCTATCTCTCACGGCGGTGGTATGTCTCGCGCTCCTATTGGACCGAGCCGACGCATCAGAGGCCAAACTCCCGAATATTGTGCTCATTTTTGCAGACGATTTGGGCTATGGTGATCTCGGTTGTTTCGGATCCAAGACGATTCGCACACCCCATCTCGATCGGTTGGCAGAACAAGGGCGCAAGTTCACGAATTTTATGGTCGCATCGCCCGTGTGTACCCCTTCGCGCGCGGCGTTACTAACCGCGTGCTATCCGAAGCGAGTGGGCATGCACCAACATGTGTTGTTTCCTACTTCGACGAAGGGACTCAACCCGACCGAGCATACCATCGCCGACCACCTCAAGACTCAGGGGTACGCCACCGCTTGCATCGGAAAATGGCACTTGGGGCACCATCCCGAGGTGTTGCCGACCGCTCAAGGCTTCGATACGTATTTTGGGATTCCTTATTCGAACGATATGAACTACCCAGACAACAAAGCGAAGCCGCAGGGTGGGGCTGGCGGCATGGACGCGTTATGGACAGATCCTGAATCGGCGCTCACCAAGTGGAAGACTCCGCTATTCGAGAATGAAAAGATCGTCGAATTGCCGGTTGATCAGCGTACCGTAACACGGCGCTACACCCAAAAAGCGATCGACTTTGTGAAGGCCAACCGCGATCGACCCTTCTTTGTCTATCTGCCTCACTCGATGCCTCATATCCCTCTTTATGTTCCCGACGATGTTCGCGATCCCGACCCCAAACGCGCGTACATCAACACGATCGAACATATCGATACTGAAATTGGGCGATTGCTTCAAACTCTCGATGAAACGGGTGTGTCGGAAAACACCTTCGTCATCTTCACGAGCGACAATGGCCCTTGGCTCCCCTTCAAGCATCATGGCGGTTCTGCGGGCCCACTACGCGATGGAAAAGGGACGACCTTCGAAGGTGGACAGCGAGTCCCTTGCTTGATCCGGGGGCCCGGAATCCCACCGGGAACAGTATGCGATGCGCTGACAGGCACGATCGATGTGCTTCCAACGATCGCCGCGATCATCGGATCTCCCTTGCCGAGTGATCGAAAGATCGATGGTATGGACGTCTCGACCCTTTGGATGGGAACCGATACTAGGTCTCCTCGCGAAGAATTTGTCTACTACACCGCTCAGGGCGAGGTCGAGGGTATTCGCCAGGGTGATTGGAAGCTTCTGGTTAAGAAACCTGCACCACCGAATCAACAAGCAAAGCAGACTCCAAACTCGGACAAAAAATCGCAAGATCCGCAAATCTTGCTCTTCGACTTATCGAAGGATCTAGGCGAGCAATCCAATCAATGGAAATCGCAGCCCGAGATCGTGAACCGTCTCCGTGCAAGACTGGAAGAGATCGATGCCGAAATCACTCAGAACGCACGAGCGCCTTGGGTCAAGCCATGA
- a CDS encoding GlsB/YeaQ/YmgE family stress response membrane protein, with the protein MSWLTTVLVGILGSMVGGGGMFGIALLCVKWYRISSFEGGSGYFVIGLTLLGALCGLIVSMIAGRIAHHTFSTHWSSQWVASLAAEGVILLLVLLAAYSGVDRIPELDGQPIDVIWEIRLPRDTNELFLPPGPPASWEEEHLRLEFVSVSNHKSRGWELARFDRDLFRLENEQWILVAKVPLFTSKGEFCVNLTLGGRDDGFWPAMKPVPTAASFEWSNWFRTNKSKDQSLEISSIMVRFRFEKRMETVNN; encoded by the coding sequence ATGAGTTGGCTTACTACCGTGTTGGTTGGAATCTTGGGTTCTATGGTGGGCGGTGGAGGAATGTTTGGAATTGCCCTCCTATGCGTGAAGTGGTATCGCATCTCCAGTTTTGAGGGGGGCTCGGGATACTTTGTTATCGGATTGACTTTGCTCGGGGCACTATGCGGTTTGATCGTTTCGATGATCGCAGGTCGCATCGCGCACCATACGTTCAGTACGCACTGGTCGAGTCAATGGGTGGCGTCTTTAGCCGCTGAGGGCGTCATTCTCTTGTTGGTACTCCTGGCAGCTTATTCGGGTGTCGACCGCATCCCAGAACTCGACGGACAACCGATCGATGTCATCTGGGAAATTCGACTCCCACGCGATACCAACGAGCTTTTTCTTCCGCCGGGACCTCCTGCATCCTGGGAGGAGGAACACTTGCGTCTTGAGTTTGTGAGTGTCTCGAACCACAAGTCGAGAGGTTGGGAGTTGGCTCGATTCGATCGTGATTTGTTTCGACTAGAAAATGAACAATGGATTCTGGTTGCAAAGGTCCCGCTCTTCACAAGCAAAGGAGAATTCTGCGTGAACCTGACACTCGGAGGAAGGGATGATGGATTCTGGCCAGCCATGAAACCCGTCCCCACTGCTGCTTCTTTCGAATGGAGTAATTGGTTTCGTACCAACAAGTCCAAGGACCAGTCACTGGAAATCTCTTCGATCATGGTTCGATTCCGATTCGAAAAGCGGATGGAGACAGTGAACAACTAA
- a CDS encoding DUF1552 domain-containing protein — protein sequence MNLYRRTFIRTTGVSLALPWLSVFSDHTTRTASAASIAHQPPRRMICICAPLGLHPDNFFPSQTGRDYALSPYLDILKEYRDEFTVVSGLSHAGMGSSFAHQASASFLTGAPGAGRPGFRNTISLDQFAADHIGTQTRFPSLSLSGEGSGGLSWTRSGALIAADNSPSRVFARLFLEGKAEDVQEQMRRLEDGRSILDDVSDQAKSLRSGLGSEDREKLDEYLSSVRDLEQRMVIDGSWSRKPKPKVNVEPPKDIPNAADLIGRTRLLFDLSHLAIQTDSTRLITIMLAGSSFAPPIEGVSLGHHDLSHHGKDPSKLQQLKIVELETMKTVRDLLAKLMQSQEEGNSLLDRTTVFLGSNLGDGSSHSTKNLPVLVAGGGFRHGQHLAFDANDPPPLCNLYVNMLQRLGIETDSFGTSTGTLGGLEPS from the coding sequence ATGAACCTTTATCGCCGTACCTTCATTCGCACAACGGGTGTTTCATTGGCACTCCCCTGGCTCAGCGTCTTCTCGGATCATACAACGAGAACGGCTTCGGCAGCATCCATCGCCCATCAACCACCGCGCCGGATGATCTGCATTTGCGCCCCACTCGGATTGCATCCGGACAATTTCTTCCCCTCGCAAACGGGTAGAGACTATGCACTTTCTCCCTACCTCGACATTCTCAAAGAGTATCGAGACGAGTTCACGGTCGTCTCTGGGTTATCGCATGCCGGCATGGGATCTAGTTTTGCGCATCAAGCGTCGGCCAGCTTTCTCACGGGCGCTCCCGGTGCAGGGCGACCAGGCTTTCGCAATACGATCTCGCTCGACCAGTTCGCTGCCGATCACATTGGGACGCAGACTCGATTCCCCAGTCTCTCGTTATCCGGTGAAGGCTCTGGAGGGTTGTCGTGGACTCGAAGCGGCGCGCTGATCGCCGCGGACAATTCGCCCTCCCGAGTCTTCGCACGTCTGTTCTTGGAGGGCAAGGCGGAAGATGTGCAAGAGCAGATGCGTCGCCTCGAAGATGGAAGAAGCATTCTCGATGACGTTAGCGATCAAGCCAAGTCGCTCCGTTCGGGCCTTGGTAGTGAAGACAGGGAAAAACTAGATGAGTATCTTTCCAGCGTTCGCGATCTCGAGCAACGAATGGTCATCGATGGAAGTTGGTCGAGGAAGCCCAAGCCCAAGGTGAACGTCGAGCCCCCTAAAGACATCCCCAACGCCGCCGACCTTATCGGCCGCACGCGTCTGTTATTCGATCTTAGTCATCTCGCAATTCAGACCGATTCAACGCGACTGATCACCATCATGCTAGCTGGCTCCAGCTTCGCGCCACCCATCGAAGGTGTGTCACTAGGGCATCACGATCTCTCCCACCATGGCAAGGATCCGAGCAAACTGCAACAACTGAAGATCGTCGAACTGGAAACGATGAAGACCGTGCGCGACTTGCTCGCCAAGCTCATGCAATCGCAAGAGGAGGGAAACAGCTTGCTCGATCGCACGACCGTCTTCCTCGGCAGCAATCTCGGCGATGGCAGCAGTCACTCTACGAAAAACCTGCCCGTGCTCGTCGCAGGTGGTGGGTTCCGGCATGGTCAGCATTTGGCCTTCGATGCCAACGACCCTCCCCCTTTGTGCAATCTGTACGTCAACATGCTACAACGGCTGGGCATCGAAACCGATTCGTTCGGCACCAGCACGGGAACGTTGGGCGGACTCGAACCGAGTTAG
- a CDS encoding ankyrin repeat domain-containing protein, with protein sequence MPLNNPNFQLDVSKELIRLQQQLLELQALDELENVRIDDRTGMFVYPPPSQRAPLSQDQYDDLMEEHAARRPKTAIPQTQQAIANLRQQSLQQYNQVKQALQNDLQSTGYNGPPILDFDDNSLRIEIGCGFKEFLDRFATAMSVVRQTVARDPNDERPLQDIFREYATPRVVKEYEDAFRDSLRDQRDLGDQAYNDPQIPIDLQGATTGDEVVTAVFGGNGSQPGICLDDNHGSPQGPEFLTENMDALQQSGVTTLFIEHFWQEQQQMLDDYLGGQPMDPVLEKAISKLDKPFTDKNPNHKPLRTMLNEAKAKNIRVVGLDSYQAKATQRHPLTEDRRVAAFNDTAAKVVQREKGNGKFLLLAGSAHNNTDEGGFPGLSQMLGIPALKIDKDSGEIGVSKENNSRKMRTESEQAYYEAFMDAVFKANPDAFKGDANAVKSRCENIRKAADKLTRKIGTMLGAIDPAKAIQLAEDAAKRVSDQIQKGEAALGGTDADATILAAAEGPTEYIDAVKQLKQAIESGKGDEALRILKSIPDDRILLESISKVGAIDLPEGTSLLHAAAQSKNPNLTKELLARGMKPDHRNADGNTAVHLAASNMASNVHRLYEEVFTELIDAGATINLENNRGDTPVHILRNLQYTTSKSNENSGPLKSMETLLTKLSQDPTFAAAKACRPGNLDQLITACYHGETAEVNQLALNDPILNQKLRGSAAIHAAAEGGHLSTLQALVSKGADLTIKGPQDRNVLHIQCSAGIDDGPMAAYLIQTMGAVSSERDKGGRTPLMLAAENGLAAPTKEMLASPHKVFFNSADETGMTPFMYSVLKSDIGEGKCEQEFYNAFPDLDSDGPGKPVSVVEMLKWMTNVDDPEAIPEEFLEQIYQELYDDPVLRPVLEVAARSGSGPRKTDPNRFGESALRINASNGSGPAGGGGQGNYMPFGNRLNFGAKQNEGKAQGKGFWLDSVKGTLIHELTHHAAAITYDNDAIPVPKGPGNGQTDPQKSQTYVTAFEEDVRNASHLAMTEEEQRVVLLVSARLTTYQKELQLPGRLLSGGENMQVELIVGISQAIAELGLPLVQKMYPKLSKHYMDVFAKDVEDRCTDNDLLSPDLDDNLGVKNRTIANSPDKLFASPKVYNAEKIWEFIEKEFTFAKGILSHSFQSSSQDGVPVWNVSCLQLDPEDKKLLERLKPLVTKLIEKELSNSDLPPQFATDRIRELVRTVSAECQKFDTNADPKTEGKKLLTSLKNATDTFTTNTSQDFEQDYLASTRQRLERMTTKDYTLSARDIAELTVVRASDTASQLASSNDAVSVNPKKLSQIIDFLESKLEELMKTDENLKKSPEKYIDKYVQALVNDKDFFVKKKGKASGHVSAKVSGVKSLWKSKLRKIKV encoded by the coding sequence TTGCCGCTCAACAATCCCAATTTTCAGCTCGACGTTTCCAAAGAACTGATTCGCCTTCAACAACAACTGCTTGAACTACAAGCCTTGGACGAACTGGAAAACGTGAGGATTGACGATCGGACGGGCATGTTTGTGTATCCGCCACCTTCGCAGCGAGCCCCGCTTTCCCAGGATCAATACGATGACCTGATGGAGGAGCATGCCGCCAGAAGACCTAAAACCGCGATTCCGCAGACGCAACAGGCGATCGCAAATCTACGGCAACAGTCGCTACAGCAGTACAACCAAGTCAAACAAGCTCTGCAGAACGATTTGCAAAGTACCGGTTACAACGGTCCTCCCATTCTCGATTTCGACGATAACTCACTACGCATCGAAATCGGTTGTGGGTTCAAGGAGTTTCTCGACCGATTTGCCACCGCCATGTCGGTCGTACGCCAGACCGTCGCGAGGGATCCCAATGACGAGCGACCGCTCCAGGACATCTTCCGAGAATATGCGACACCGAGGGTCGTGAAAGAGTATGAGGACGCGTTCCGCGATTCGCTCCGCGATCAACGGGATTTGGGAGACCAAGCCTACAACGATCCGCAGATTCCGATCGATCTGCAGGGTGCTACGACCGGTGATGAAGTCGTTACTGCGGTGTTCGGAGGGAACGGGTCACAACCTGGAATCTGCTTGGATGACAACCACGGATCGCCTCAAGGCCCCGAGTTCTTGACGGAGAACATGGACGCACTGCAACAGTCCGGTGTGACCACATTGTTCATCGAACACTTCTGGCAAGAACAGCAGCAGATGCTGGACGACTATTTGGGCGGTCAGCCGATGGATCCGGTTTTGGAAAAGGCCATCTCCAAACTCGACAAGCCCTTTACCGATAAGAACCCCAACCACAAACCACTTCGAACGATGCTCAATGAGGCGAAGGCCAAGAACATTCGCGTGGTGGGTCTCGACAGCTACCAAGCCAAAGCGACGCAGCGTCATCCCTTGACCGAAGACCGTCGTGTCGCGGCCTTCAACGATACCGCTGCGAAGGTCGTTCAGAGAGAAAAAGGAAATGGCAAGTTCCTTCTCTTGGCGGGCAGTGCTCACAACAATACCGACGAGGGAGGCTTTCCCGGTCTCAGCCAGATGCTGGGTATTCCAGCGTTGAAGATCGACAAGGATTCGGGTGAGATCGGCGTGAGCAAGGAGAACAACTCTCGCAAGATGCGAACCGAATCGGAACAGGCGTATTACGAAGCGTTCATGGATGCCGTATTCAAGGCGAATCCGGATGCGTTCAAAGGTGACGCCAACGCAGTCAAGAGCCGGTGCGAGAACATTCGCAAAGCCGCCGACAAACTGACGCGAAAGATCGGAACGATGCTTGGGGCGATCGATCCAGCGAAGGCGATTCAGCTCGCGGAGGACGCGGCGAAACGGGTTTCGGACCAGATTCAAAAGGGTGAGGCTGCGCTGGGAGGTACCGATGCCGACGCCACGATTCTCGCCGCCGCGGAAGGACCCACAGAGTACATCGATGCGGTCAAGCAGCTAAAGCAAGCCATCGAGTCTGGGAAGGGAGACGAGGCTCTTCGAATTTTGAAGTCGATTCCGGATGATCGGATTCTCTTGGAATCGATCTCGAAAGTCGGGGCCATCGATCTACCTGAGGGAACGAGCTTGCTACACGCAGCCGCTCAGAGTAAGAATCCGAACTTGACCAAAGAGTTGCTAGCGCGGGGCATGAAGCCCGACCATCGCAACGCAGACGGGAATACGGCCGTACACTTGGCCGCGTCCAATATGGCGTCGAACGTCCATCGCTTGTACGAGGAGGTTTTCACAGAGTTGATTGACGCGGGCGCGACGATCAATCTAGAGAACAATCGCGGAGACACTCCAGTCCATATTCTTCGCAATTTGCAGTACACGACCTCCAAGAGCAACGAAAATTCTGGGCCTCTCAAAAGCATGGAAACGCTTTTGACCAAGCTCTCGCAGGATCCGACTTTTGCTGCTGCCAAAGCGTGCCGTCCAGGAAACCTCGATCAACTCATCACCGCTTGCTACCACGGCGAGACCGCCGAGGTCAATCAATTGGCGCTGAATGATCCGATTCTCAATCAGAAGCTCCGCGGGAGCGCCGCCATTCACGCCGCCGCTGAAGGTGGACATCTCAGTACCCTTCAAGCCCTCGTGTCAAAAGGAGCAGACCTGACGATCAAAGGCCCTCAGGACCGGAATGTGCTCCACATCCAATGCTCAGCGGGTATCGACGACGGCCCCATGGCTGCTTATCTCATCCAAACGATGGGTGCAGTCTCGTCAGAGCGAGATAAGGGCGGGCGAACTCCGCTAATGCTAGCTGCCGAGAACGGCCTGGCGGCACCGACAAAAGAGATGCTGGCCAGTCCTCACAAGGTCTTCTTCAACTCGGCCGACGAGACGGGCATGACTCCGTTCATGTATTCGGTTCTGAAGAGTGATATCGGCGAAGGGAAATGCGAACAGGAGTTCTATAACGCCTTTCCCGATCTCGATTCCGATGGCCCTGGCAAACCCGTATCGGTCGTCGAGATGCTCAAGTGGATGACGAACGTGGATGACCCCGAAGCAATCCCCGAAGAGTTTCTCGAGCAGATCTACCAAGAGTTGTACGACGATCCGGTGCTCCGACCTGTTCTGGAAGTCGCAGCGCGAAGCGGATCAGGACCGCGAAAGACAGACCCCAACCGTTTCGGCGAGTCGGCCCTCCGGATCAACGCTTCCAATGGTTCAGGGCCCGCCGGTGGTGGCGGACAAGGCAATTACATGCCATTTGGCAATCGCCTGAACTTTGGGGCGAAACAGAATGAAGGCAAAGCCCAGGGCAAAGGCTTTTGGCTCGATTCGGTAAAAGGAACTCTCATCCACGAGTTGACGCATCACGCGGCCGCCATCACTTACGACAACGATGCAATTCCAGTCCCCAAAGGGCCAGGAAACGGCCAGACCGACCCGCAGAAGTCGCAAACGTACGTCACCGCTTTCGAGGAGGATGTTCGAAACGCTTCGCACCTCGCCATGACCGAAGAGGAGCAACGCGTCGTTCTCTTGGTTTCCGCCCGCCTCACTACCTATCAAAAGGAACTGCAGCTTCCCGGTCGTTTATTATCTGGCGGAGAAAATATGCAGGTGGAATTGATCGTTGGGATCAGCCAAGCCATCGCCGAACTGGGGCTACCGCTCGTCCAAAAGATGTACCCGAAATTGTCGAAGCATTACATGGATGTCTTCGCCAAAGATGTGGAGGATCGTTGTACGGACAACGATCTCCTCTCGCCCGATCTCGATGACAATCTAGGAGTCAAGAATCGGACGATCGCCAATTCACCAGACAAGCTGTTTGCGTCCCCTAAGGTTTACAACGCCGAGAAGATTTGGGAGTTTATCGAAAAGGAATTTACATTCGCAAAGGGAATTCTCTCTCACAGTTTCCAATCCAGCTCGCAGGATGGCGTACCCGTTTGGAACGTGAGCTGTTTGCAGCTCGATCCCGAAGACAAAAAACTCTTGGAGAGACTTAAACCTCTCGTTACCAAGTTGATTGAGAAGGAGCTGAGCAACTCCGACCTTCCCCCTCAATTCGCCACCGATCGCATCCGCGAATTGGTAAGGACCGTCTCCGCCGAGTGTCAGAAGTTCGATACGAACGCGGATCCCAAAACCGAAGGAAAGAAACTGCTGACGAGCCTCAAGAATGCGACCGATACGTTTACCACCAACACCTCGCAGGACTTCGAGCAAGATTATCTCGCATCAACTCGCCAGCGGCTCGAACGCATGACGACCAAGGATTACACACTCTCGGCTCGCGATATCGCGGAACTCACCGTTGTTCGTGCATCCGATACCGCAAGCCAGTTGGCGTCCAGTAACGATGCAGTCAGCGTAAACCCCAAAAAGCTTTCGCAGATCATCGACTTCCTCGAATCGAAACTCGAGGAGCTGATGAAGACCGACGAGAATCTCAAGAAGTCCCCCGAAAAGTACATCGACAAATATGTTCAAGCTCTCGTGAACGACAAAGACTTTTTCGTCAAGAAAAAGGGAAAGGCCAGCGGCCACGTGTCCGCCAAAGTCTCCGGTGTGAAAAGTCTTTGGAAGAGCAAACTACGCAAGATCAAGGTGTAA